The nucleotide sequence CAAGTTCTTCTGACGTAAAATCAATGGTTCTGTTCCGTTCAAACCGGGATTTAACCTGAAGCAGGCGGGCAGTTGTTTCTTCTTCCGTTTTCTCAAGCTCCCGGTAGCACTCGATAATAAACTGCTCTGCTTCTGACATGATTTCAAGCTTGGTATTCATAAGAGCCTCCTAAATTGCCGGACTTCTATGTAAAGACTTACGTTATTTTTATGAAAATAGATCAGTTTTTTCTATATAAAGTATAGCATCTCACTTTGCACACACTTTTACTACAACCAACACTTTCATGAACTTTTCTATTCGGAAAAAACATTTTGCTGGCATCATCTTTTAAAACTATACATATCAAGGGGTTTACCTCATCTGGAAAAAGTATTCTATAAAAATATGAAAAAAGTATTATTTTTTTGTTGCAATGTGAAAGCCCTTTAATTAAAATAGGTTTATGCAAGCGATTGCACATTTTGCACTCATAGTTGCACACCACACATTAAAAAATAATGTAAGCGATTTTGCTATTAAATGAATTCGTTTACACCTATTATACTTACAGGAGAAAGAAGGACAAAAAGATGAAGAACTTATTATCATTCGATTTTTGGCAAAAGTTCGGTAAAGCCTTAATGGTCGTAGTAGCCGTAATGCCTGCAGCCGGTATCATGATCTCACTCGGCAAGCTTATTGCAATGACAGGCGGAGACATCACGCTCGTGCAAACGATTGCACGTGTTATGGAGGATATCGGATGGGGAATCATCACGAATCTTCACATTCTGTTCGCTGTAGCCATCGGGGGATCCTGGGCTAAAGAACGTGCAGGCGGAGCATTCGCAGCACTCATCGCATTCGTACTGATTAACCGCATCACAGGTGCTATCTTCGGAGTTAACGCTGCAATGCTTGCAGATCCTGAAGCAACAGTAAACTCTCTTTTCGGACAAGAACTGATTGTTAAAGATTACTTTACTTCTGTACTTGGCGCTCCTGCACTGAACATGGGCGTGTTCGTCGGAATCATCGCAGGTTTCCTTGGTGCAAACCTGTTCAATAAATATTACAACTACAGCAAGCTTCCTGAATCACTTTCATTCTTTAACGGTAAACGCTTTGTGCCTTTCGCAGTTATCGGCGGATCTGTTGTAACCGCTATCGTACTTTCACTAGTATGGCCGTTTATTCAAGGTTTACTTAACGACTTTGGACAATGGATTGCAACATCACGCAACACCGCTCCAGTTGTTGCACCATTTATCTTCGGTGCCCTTGAGCGTCTGCTTCTTCCATTCGGTCTTCACCACATGCTGACTGTACCGATGAACTATACGTCACTTGGCGGAACTTATCAAATTCTTACTGGCGGAAGCGCCGGTTCAACAGTTGCAGGTCAGGATCCGCTTTGGCTTGCATGGATTGCCGATCTGAACAACTTCCTAGCTGCAGGTGATACTGCAAGCTACAACAAACTGCTTGAAGAAGTAACTCCAGCCCGTTTCAAGGTTGGACAAATGAT is from Bacillus sp. FSL H8-0547 and encodes:
- a CDS encoding PTS transporter subunit IIBC gives rise to the protein MKNLLSFDFWQKFGKALMVVVAVMPAAGIMISLGKLIAMTGGDITLVQTIARVMEDIGWGIITNLHILFAVAIGGSWAKERAGGAFAALIAFVLINRITGAIFGVNAAMLADPEATVNSLFGQELIVKDYFTSVLGAPALNMGVFVGIIAGFLGANLFNKYYNYSKLPESLSFFNGKRFVPFAVIGGSVVTAIVLSLVWPFIQGLLNDFGQWIATSRNTAPVVAPFIFGALERLLLPFGLHHMLTVPMNYTSLGGTYQILTGGSAGSTVAGQDPLWLAWIADLNNFLAAGDTASYNKLLEEVTPARFKVGQMILSTASLIGIAFAMYRNVDKEKRTKYKSMFLSAGLAVFLTGVTEPIEFMFMFAAPLLYVVYAITTGLAFAIVDIIDIRVHSFGFIELLTRTPMIIKAGLWLDLVNFFLACAVFFGLNFGIANFLIKRFNFPTPGRNGNYIDSEEPAAKTTGEVNKDSQASAIITLLGGSGNIEDVDACMTRLRVTVKDPEIVANEAQWKENGALGLIIKDKGVQAIYGPKADVLKSDIQDTLGA